The Vibrio tubiashii ATCC 19109 genome has a segment encoding these proteins:
- the nhaC gene encoding Na+/H+ antiporter NhaC, producing MTQHTPRLPSLMQVVVSLGLFLLMAFSFTAKLDLPIQLALYIGWFIIIVLGIRLGHKYKELEKAALNGISNGLGAVLILLAVGALVGTWISGGIVPTIIYYGLKAIHPSIFLLATMIICSLTALATGTSWGAAGTAGIAMMGIGQGLGVPAPITAGAVLSGCYFGDKMSPLSDSVILASSMSNVEVVEHIKGMLPVALISYIITGIMFTAFGFHYAGNVDMSQVQSVIQAMEQQFYITPYSFVPVVIVLGLLAMRMPSFPVISFGSLLGIIWAVMIQDVDFLQAFNTAWAPFEIESGVGFIDSILNRGGMSSMLGSVAVIVFGLGFGGLLDKVGVLETIAKLFERRVQSAGSLATSTIGTAFMGNVFGSAMYVSLILTPKICAKNYDRLGYKRKNLSRNAEFGGTLTSGMVPWSDNGIYMASILGVATLSYAPFMWLSFVCIIVTIITSYMGWFVDKCEPTATVEVADEETELAKQTA from the coding sequence ATGACACAACATACTCCCCGTCTGCCAAGCTTGATGCAGGTTGTTGTCTCCCTTGGGTTATTCTTGCTAATGGCGTTTTCGTTCACCGCCAAACTTGATTTACCCATTCAGCTAGCTCTATACATTGGCTGGTTCATTATCATCGTTTTAGGTATCCGTTTAGGTCACAAATACAAAGAGTTAGAAAAAGCAGCTCTGAACGGAATTTCTAACGGACTAGGTGCCGTACTCATTTTACTTGCCGTTGGTGCTTTGGTCGGTACCTGGATCTCAGGTGGTATTGTTCCAACTATCATCTACTATGGTCTGAAAGCTATCCATCCTTCAATTTTCCTTTTAGCCACGATGATCATCTGTTCCCTAACCGCTCTGGCGACAGGCACATCATGGGGCGCTGCGGGTACTGCTGGTATCGCGATGATGGGTATCGGTCAAGGTCTTGGTGTTCCTGCTCCAATTACCGCAGGTGCAGTGCTATCAGGCTGTTACTTCGGCGATAAGATGTCTCCGCTGTCAGACTCAGTTATCTTGGCTTCATCAATGTCTAACGTTGAAGTAGTTGAGCACATTAAAGGCATGCTGCCAGTTGCCCTGATCAGTTACATTATTACCGGAATCATGTTTACTGCGTTTGGCTTCCACTACGCGGGTAATGTTGATATGTCTCAGGTGCAATCTGTTATCCAAGCGATGGAGCAACAGTTCTACATTACACCTTACTCTTTTGTGCCTGTGGTTATCGTGCTTGGTTTACTCGCGATGCGCATGCCTTCTTTCCCGGTCATCAGCTTTGGCTCACTGCTGGGTATTATCTGGGCAGTGATGATTCAAGACGTAGACTTCCTACAAGCATTCAATACCGCTTGGGCACCTTTTGAGATTGAATCAGGCGTTGGTTTCATAGATTCGATTCTTAACCGTGGTGGCATGTCATCAATGCTTGGTTCAGTGGCGGTTATCGTATTTGGTTTAGGTTTCGGCGGCCTACTAGATAAAGTCGGTGTACTAGAAACGATTGCTAAACTGTTTGAGCGTCGCGTTCAAAGCGCTGGTTCTCTAGCAACTAGCACCATTGGTACTGCATTTATGGGTAACGTATTTGGCTCAGCGATGTACGTATCTCTTATCCTAACGCCTAAGATCTGTGCTAAGAACTACGACCGTTTGGGTTACAAACGCAAGAACCTGTCACGTAATGCAGAGTTTGGTGGCACATTGACTTCAGGTATGGTGCCATGGAGTGACAACGGTATCTACATGGCGAGTATTCTTGGTGTCGCAACCCTCTCTTACGCGCCGTTTATGTGGTTGAGCTTCGTATGTATCATCGTCACCATAATCACTTCTTACATGGGTTGGTTTGTTGATAAGTGTGAACCGACGGCGACCGTAGAAGTTGCTGACGAAGAAACAGAGTTAGCTAAGCAAACAGCTTAA
- a CDS encoding MPN domain-containing protein produces the protein MSRFAKIWLLTAILLSGGCSLLEVKFDSQTTPLTQQELNMRLLTREYTQQFFSQVEQAADAISASYDSQDKVHQSYVLLWKINAEEGIQQSTYQVNPTAALVDAWVFTEQMNQFFASGAGKELFSTPHAQQVSNQLTNEIDKLAKSLFKGTHYKSTKQFVTDFARAHPFEDLSFIRTPAYRAWLQAHEISEDEAVSTLGTMPEALGDVSDRLSLVSEQTPKLMTWKAQLIAMNSSVSGEQLTETLKSIQLTSESFQDFVNNNPQYMEDLARQMSIQLKPLVQEIDNRTADRLEQLSSERQALEQMVARERAEIALIISAEREKFARDIDKVSQDVVALAMDKLVVLIKSTIIYFVLFIVAIFFAPLGLGYLLGKRSAAKKVD, from the coding sequence ATGAGCCGTTTTGCTAAAATTTGGCTTCTAACTGCTATTTTGTTGAGTGGTGGCTGTTCATTACTCGAGGTTAAGTTTGATAGCCAAACTACGCCGCTAACCCAACAAGAGCTGAACATGCGTTTGCTGACGCGTGAGTATACCCAACAGTTTTTTTCTCAAGTCGAGCAAGCCGCAGATGCTATCTCTGCCAGTTATGACTCACAGGATAAAGTGCACCAATCCTACGTCTTACTATGGAAAATAAATGCGGAAGAGGGTATCCAGCAATCGACTTACCAAGTCAATCCAACTGCCGCTCTGGTCGATGCTTGGGTGTTTACCGAGCAGATGAATCAGTTTTTCGCATCGGGTGCGGGTAAAGAGCTATTTAGCACACCACATGCTCAGCAAGTATCCAATCAGTTAACCAATGAAATCGATAAACTGGCGAAATCATTATTTAAAGGGACGCACTATAAATCGACGAAGCAGTTTGTGACGGATTTCGCTCGCGCTCATCCATTTGAAGATCTCTCTTTCATCCGTACTCCGGCTTATCGAGCTTGGTTACAAGCGCATGAAATTAGTGAAGATGAAGCGGTTTCAACCCTCGGGACTATGCCAGAAGCGTTAGGGGATGTGTCTGACCGATTAAGTTTAGTCTCTGAGCAGACGCCTAAACTCATGACTTGGAAGGCGCAGCTTATCGCGATGAACAGTAGCGTTAGTGGTGAACAACTGACAGAAACGCTTAAGAGTATTCAGCTCACGTCTGAGTCGTTCCAAGATTTCGTTAACAACAACCCTCAGTATATGGAAGACCTTGCTCGTCAAATGTCGATTCAACTTAAGCCGCTGGTGCAAGAGATTGACAATCGTACTGCAGATAGGTTGGAGCAATTAAGTTCTGAGCGTCAGGCGTTGGAGCAGATGGTCGCCCGTGAACGGGCTGAAATTGCTTTAATCATTAGTGCCGAAAGAGAAAAGTTTGCCCGAGATATTGATAAAGTTTCGCAAGACGTTGTTGCTCTTGCGATGGATAAGCTCGTGGTATTGATTAAGAGCACTATCATCTACTTTGTGTTGTTTATCGTTGCTATTTTCTTCGCGCCGTTAGGCTTAGGTTACCTGTTAGGTAAACGGAGCGCGGCCAAGAAGGTCGATTAG
- a CDS encoding Hpt domain-containing protein: MDGKALKIGWILLAVWVVSIAVIASSYRSIESTKEQVYELGTSIQELRDAFSFDSPYRENMADSQSLNLQLIYALRLQLDAHYQSSWLLPDINRLLFTTDRFIEQSQVYLDNNLDLLSLVDQIGTMRERYQGQSTEVVYFRLSTNMLEAVFGDSASSPQVYRDLDNIYSQSNQLSAKERQDLQQVLAQVSSVLGGYAQGRYIVEKLQTHDVLNQISVLRGEFDQLLIRHVILGVLLTLVILGGYLSLLRASETKPTRIPTLQDEKETKPSTPEPEESAASPSPVANSVVTAPQAPIEPVIESPNAQAEPIPPISEANESEIDFDKMLESLNNDMESVCMLLEVFIEDHTGDADKIVQLVNESPEEAQRKAHSLKGVGGNLGATKLREAAGKVEVALKDTKNVEASTVEELKVRLDRAIEEARVFLKERNTINS, translated from the coding sequence ATGGATGGGAAAGCGCTTAAAATTGGCTGGATATTGTTAGCAGTATGGGTTGTGAGTATTGCTGTAATCGCGAGCAGTTACCGTTCAATCGAATCTACTAAAGAACAGGTCTATGAATTAGGCACGAGCATCCAAGAATTGCGTGATGCTTTTTCTTTTGATTCGCCATATAGAGAAAACATGGCGGATTCTCAATCTCTTAACTTGCAGCTTATCTACGCCCTGCGTCTTCAGCTTGATGCCCACTATCAAAGCAGTTGGTTATTGCCAGACATTAACCGATTATTGTTTACCACTGATCGCTTTATCGAGCAGTCCCAAGTCTATCTAGATAACAACCTTGATCTCCTGAGCTTGGTCGACCAGATTGGTACCATGCGTGAGCGCTATCAGGGACAGAGCACAGAAGTGGTTTACTTCCGCCTTAGTACCAACATGCTTGAAGCCGTGTTTGGTGATAGCGCCTCTAGCCCCCAAGTTTATCGAGACCTCGACAATATATACTCTCAATCTAATCAATTATCGGCTAAAGAGCGCCAAGACCTACAACAGGTATTGGCACAAGTCTCTTCTGTCTTAGGTGGCTACGCGCAAGGTCGATATATTGTAGAGAAACTGCAAACTCACGATGTGCTGAATCAGATCAGTGTGCTACGTGGGGAGTTTGATCAACTGCTTATTCGACATGTTATTCTCGGGGTCTTACTGACCTTGGTTATTCTGGGCGGTTATTTATCACTCCTGCGTGCCAGTGAAACCAAACCAACTCGAATTCCAACTCTACAGGACGAAAAAGAGACAAAACCATCAACACCTGAACCTGAAGAAAGTGCAGCAAGTCCGTCACCAGTTGCCAACAGTGTCGTGACTGCACCGCAAGCGCCTATTGAGCCCGTTATCGAGAGTCCGAACGCTCAAGCGGAACCTATACCGCCAATATCGGAAGCGAACGAAAGTGAAATTGATTTCGACAAGATGCTTGAGTCGTTAAACAACGATATGGAATCGGTGTGTATGTTGCTTGAAGTCTTTATTGAAGATCACACCGGAGATGCGGATAAAATCGTTCAACTAGTTAACGAATCTCCTGAAGAAGCACAACGAAAAGCCCATAGTTTAAAAGGGGTAGGAGGCAACCTAGGTGCGACTAAGTTACGTGAAGCAGCGGGTAAAGTTGAAGTCGCGCTCAAAGATACCAAAAACGTCGAGGCAAGCACGGTTGAAGAGCTGAAAGTTCGCCTAGATCGCGCTATTGAAGAAGCCAGAGTTTTCTTAAAAGAGCGTAATACTATCAATAGTTAA
- the yejK gene encoding nucleoid-associated protein YejK — MSLHLSNVILHQLQKNDADELVVNFRSESLSNDTSTEDLVAELHRVFNSKAGKGFGSFKSDSEFNNWLQDLRQGNQNFYDFSQLSANRLKDELSKYPFADEGILVFAEYQSLATDYLFVAIIPSNQSLKVTEGLEISATDYLDLSKMDIAARIDLTSFETDKESNRYLAYIKGRVGRKVADFFLDFLQAEVGLDTKVQNQVLMQAVEDFCADSKLEKDEAISYKKQVADYCNEQIKSGDEVQVRELSGELPPSQDGTSFLDYTQEQGYELEESFPGDRTAVRKLTKYVGAGGGLNVSFDSLLLGERIFYDPETDTLTIKGTPPNLRDQLTRNK; from the coding sequence ATGAGCCTTCATCTTTCAAACGTTATCCTACATCAATTACAGAAAAACGACGCAGATGAACTAGTTGTTAACTTTCGTTCAGAGTCTCTATCTAATGATACTTCGACCGAAGACCTAGTTGCCGAGCTTCATCGTGTGTTCAACTCGAAAGCCGGTAAAGGCTTTGGTTCTTTTAAGTCTGACAGCGAATTTAACAACTGGTTGCAAGATCTTCGTCAAGGAAATCAAAACTTTTACGATTTCTCACAGTTAAGTGCTAACCGCCTTAAAGATGAATTATCAAAATACCCGTTTGCTGACGAAGGTATCTTAGTTTTTGCTGAATATCAGTCACTGGCAACAGATTATCTTTTTGTGGCGATCATTCCATCAAATCAAAGCCTTAAGGTGACAGAAGGTCTAGAGATCAGCGCAACGGACTATCTTGACTTAAGCAAGATGGACATCGCAGCGCGAATCGACTTAACCAGCTTCGAGACTGACAAAGAGTCAAATCGCTACTTAGCTTACATCAAAGGTCGTGTCGGTCGTAAAGTGGCTGACTTTTTCCTCGATTTCTTACAAGCAGAAGTCGGTTTAGACACCAAAGTACAAAACCAAGTGTTGATGCAAGCGGTTGAAGATTTCTGTGCCGACTCTAAGTTAGAGAAAGACGAAGCTATCAGCTACAAAAAGCAAGTCGCTGATTACTGCAATGAGCAAATAAAATCAGGTGATGAAGTTCAAGTTCGTGAACTGTCCGGTGAACTGCCTCCTTCTCAAGATGGCACTAGCTTCTTGGATTACACTCAAGAACAAGGCTACGAACTAGAAGAGAGTTTCCCTGGTGATCGCACTGCCGTACGCAAGCTGACTAAGTATGTAGGTGCGGGCGGTGGCCTGAATGTAAGTTTTGATAGTTTATTGCTTGGTGAGCGTATTTTTTACGATCCAGAAACCGATACGTTAACGATCAAAGGCACACCACCAAATCTACGTGACCAGTTAACACGTAATAAATAG
- a CDS encoding YejL family protein: MPITSKYSDEQVEQILTEVAAVLEKHAAGPELALMIAGNIATNVLNQDVAASQRKAIAEKFAEALVSSIEDKKH; this comes from the coding sequence ATGCCGATTACATCTAAATACAGCGACGAACAAGTAGAACAAATCCTTACTGAAGTAGCTGCGGTACTTGAAAAACATGCAGCGGGTCCAGAGCTTGCGTTAATGATTGCTGGAAATATCGCTACCAATGTCTTAAATCAAGATGTTGCTGCTTCACAACGCAAAGCAATTGCTGAAAAATTTGCAGAAGCGCTTGTTTCTTCAATTGAAGATAAAAAACACTAA